In a single window of the Streptomyces sp. 846.5 genome:
- a CDS encoding Ku protein yields the protein MARATWTGALTFGLVTVPVSMFSATEDHTTRFRQIQRGTADRVRIRRTNERTGDEVAFNEIVKGYDLGDDQYVVIEPSELDEIAPGRSRLIEVSGFVDLAAVDPVYFVSGYFLAPRGEEFTQVYSLLVEALEESGRAAVATMVMRGRQYLTAIRATGDVLELHTLHWADEVRDPAEELPSPPVRTRVSAEQLSAAKQLIEAMSVEWSPTDYRDDYEDRVRELIDAKRAGQEIVTAEAAPEATNVIDLMEALRRSLDRSGATPPRRSKSTATKARAKVGREEDLGALSKAELYQRATGLAVPGRSKMTRAQLERAIAKAAAPSKRPHAVA from the coding sequence ATGGCGCGAGCGACCTGGACCGGGGCGCTGACATTCGGCCTGGTCACCGTCCCGGTGTCGATGTTCTCGGCGACGGAGGACCACACCACGCGGTTCCGCCAGATCCAGCGCGGCACCGCCGACCGGGTCAGGATCCGGCGCACCAACGAGCGCACCGGCGACGAGGTCGCCTTCAACGAGATCGTCAAGGGCTACGACCTGGGCGATGACCAGTACGTGGTCATCGAGCCCAGCGAGCTGGACGAGATCGCCCCGGGACGCTCGCGGCTGATCGAGGTCTCCGGCTTTGTCGACCTGGCGGCCGTCGACCCGGTCTACTTCGTCTCCGGCTACTTCCTGGCGCCGCGCGGGGAGGAGTTCACCCAGGTCTACTCGCTGCTGGTGGAGGCCCTGGAGGAGTCGGGCCGGGCGGCCGTCGCGACCATGGTGATGCGCGGCAGGCAGTACCTCACCGCCATCCGCGCCACCGGCGACGTGCTCGAACTGCACACCCTGCACTGGGCCGACGAGGTCCGCGACCCGGCCGAGGAACTGCCCAGCCCGCCGGTGCGCACCCGGGTCTCGGCCGAACAGCTGAGCGCCGCAAAGCAGTTGATCGAGGCCATGAGTGTGGAGTGGAGCCCGACGGACTACCGCGACGACTACGAGGACCGGGTGCGCGAACTGATCGACGCCAAGCGCGCCGGCCAGGAGATCGTCACCGCCGAGGCCGCCCCCGAGGCCACCAATGTCATCGACCTGATGGAGGCGCTGCGGCGCAGCCTGGACCGGTCCGGCGCCACCCCGCCCCGGCGGTCGAAGTCCACCGCGACCAAGGCGCGTGCCAAGGTCGGCAGGGAGGAGGACCTGGGCGCGCTGAGCAAGGCCGAGCTCTACCAGCGCGCCACCGGGCTCGCGGTGCCGGGGCGCTCGAAGATGACCCGCGCCCAACTGGAGCGGGCCATCGCCAAGGCCGCCGCGCCGTCGAAGCGGCCGCACGCGGTGGCCTGA
- a CDS encoding ATP-binding protein has protein sequence MEFHLLTGGVGAPQLRLDLDGGSGTAARAREAVAGFLTALARSCRPSRRGAPGDVLIVVSELVTNAVRHAPGALTVSLAHLPGEVRITVRDSSPAAPRARPPDLRTGNGGFGWPTVQRLAREVRVVPRRGGKEIHAYVPWEADEADA, from the coding sequence GTGGAGTTCCATCTGCTGACCGGGGGCGTGGGCGCGCCACAGCTGCGCCTCGACCTGGACGGCGGCAGCGGGACGGCGGCGAGGGCCAGGGAGGCCGTCGCCGGGTTCCTCACCGCCCTGGCCCGGAGCTGCCGTCCGAGCCGCCGGGGCGCTCCCGGGGACGTCCTGATCGTGGTCTCGGAACTCGTCACCAACGCGGTGCGCCACGCCCCCGGCGCACTGACCGTCAGCCTGGCCCATCTGCCCGGCGAGGTGCGGATAACGGTGCGTGACAGCAGCCCCGCCGCGCCCCGGGCCCGCCCGCCCGACCTGAGAACCGGCAACGGCGGCTTCGGCTGGCCCACCGTCCAACGCCTCGCCCGGGAGGTCCGGGTGGTCCCCCGCCGGGGCGGCAAGGAGATCCATGCCTACGTGCCCTGGGAAGCCGACGAGGCCGACGCGTAG